A region of the Pseudomonas sp. J452 genome:
ACGATTTCGCCGGCCACTTCGACACGTGCGCCGCGCACGCGCTGGATCAGTGCCTTCATGCTTCTTCGAGGGGCAGGTCGAGCAGGCGCCGCGCCAATTGGTCAGCGGCGCGCACCAGGGCATCGGTGATGCCGACTTCGGCGGCGGCGTGACCGGCATCGCGGATGATCTGCAGCTCGCTGTTGGGCCAGGCCTGGTGCAGCGCCCAGGCGTTGTCCAGCGGGCAGATCAGGTCGTAGCGGCCATGTACGATCACGCCCGGTAGATGGGCGATCTTCGGCATATCGCGCAGCAGCTGATCGGGGGCGAGGAAGGCATTGTTGACGAAGTAGTGGCACTCGATGCGAGCGATCGACAGGGCGCGGTGCGGCTCGCTGAAGCGATCGACCACCTGCGGATTGGGGCGCAGGGTGGCGGTACGCCCTTCCCAGGTCGACCAGGCCTTGGCCGCATGCATCTGGGCGATCTGGTCGGGGCCGGTGAGACGCTTGTAGAACGCCTGCATCAGGTCGCCACGCTCATCGGCCGGGATCGGCGCCAGGTAGTCTTCCCAGAAATCCGGGAACAGGCGGCTGGCGCCTTCCTGGTAGAACCAGTGGAAGTCCTGCGGGCGGCACAGGAAGATCCCGCGCAGAATCAGCCCGTGGACCCGCTCGGGGTGGGCCTGGGCATAGGCCAGCGCCAGGGTCGAACCCCAGGAGCCGCCGAACAGCACCCACTTGTCGATGCCGAGGTGCTCGCGGATGCGCTCCATGTCGGCCACCAGCTCCTGGGTGGTGTTGTTCTCCAGGCTGGCATGCGGGGTGGAGCGGCCGCAGCCACGCTGGTCGAAGGTGACGATGCGATACAGGTTGGGATCGAAATAGCGGCGGCTGGCGCCATCGCAGCCGGCACCCGGGCCGCCATGGATAAACACCACCGGCAGCCCATCCGGAGTACCGCTTTCGTCCACATAGAGGACGTGCGGTTCCTGCACCGCCAACTCGTGGCGGGCAAAGGGTTTAATCTCCGGATACAAAGTCTGCATGCTGCACTCCCGAATCTGTGCGAAAGAGACTGCCCGGTAGCGGCGTATGTGCCAGCCATCCCGCGCAGACTTTAAGGTCCCTTTTGATCAGGTGCCGAACATCTATCGTGGCGGCCATCATAACCATGAAAACGGAGTTGAGCATGCCTACCCAGCTATTTGCCGCATCTTTCCTCGCCTTGCTCGCCCTGCTCGGCGGCTGCACCAAGAGCGATCCGCAGGCGGCGCTGGAAGCGGCCGTGCAGCAGTTGCAGGACAATCTGGAGGCCAAGAAAGCCAGTACGGTCATGGAACAGCTGCACCCGCAGTTCAGCGCCCAGCAGCAGTACGACAGCGAATGGGCGGGGCGCACCATGGCTCTGCTGTTCCTGCGCCACAAGCAGGTCAAGATACTGGCCCTGAGCAAGAGCAGCCGCATCGACCCGACCTACAGCAGCAAGGGCTACACCGAGGCGCAGATCGCTATGACCGGCGCCGAGGGCCTGATTCCGGACAGCGCCCGGCACTACAGCGTCAAGCTGGAGTGGTGGCTGGAAGACGGCGAATGGCGCCTGGCCAAGCTCGACTGGGAATAATGGGTAGCCCGACCTCAGAACAGGTAGGGCACGAACATCTTGCTGCGCGCCATGTAGCCCTGGTACGCCTCACCGAAGTAGGCCAGGCACTCGGCCTCGTCACGCCGCGCAGCCAGGTACAGCAGCAGGCTGGCCAGCAGGGCCAGGGCGAAACTCAGGCCCTCGACTCGCTTGCAGGCGATGCCCCAGGTCAGCAGCAGCAGCGAGCAGAACAGCGGGTGGCGGATAAACCGGTAGATGCCGCCGGTGACCAGTTGCGAGGTACGCTCGAAGGCATACAGTTCGTCGTCGACCCGCTGCTCGCTTGGCCGGCCATCGCGGCGCAGCTGGAAGATGCCCAGCCCCAGTACCAGCAGCGAAGTGAACAGCAGCAACCAGGACAGCTTCTGGTGCAGGGCGTAGCGGTCCTCGAACCAGACCGGCGCATTCAGCACCAGCAGCGCCAGCATCACCTCCCAGGCGAAGAAACGGTAGAAACCATGGGACTGCGGACGACGCAGCACGCGCCAGGAAATGCCGATCAGGGCTGCCGAACCCAGGGCAAAGGCCAACCACTGTTGCCACATCATCCTTGCACTCCTTTTTCGATCTGCCCCACACGCCACAGCCCAGGCGCTGCGCCTGCTGCAGGCCCTCTGTTACACTGCCCGACCACCTGTTTCGACCGCATGCAATGGATCGCACCCAACTGCACAGGCTCCTGCCCCATCAAGGCCCCGCCCTCTGGCTGGACGGCCTGCTGACGCATGACGCCCAGCGTATCGAGGGGCTCAGCGCCTGGCAGCATCTCGCCGCTTTCGGCGCCGATGCCTCGCCCTGTCTGCTGTTCGAGGCGGCGGCGCAACTGTGCGCGGCGCATGGTGCCCTATACGGCGCCGATAGTGCCATCGAAATGGCCCTGATCGGCAAGCTCTCTCAGCTGCAATTGCACCACGAGCCAAGCCAGCGCCAGGGCGCGTTGCGGGTCGCCGCCAGCCAGGAGGCCCTGAGCCCGGCCGGCGCGCTGTACGCCTTCACCATCCATAGCGACGAGCGCCTGCTGCTCGACGGCAAACTGCTGCTGGTGCTGGTTCGTGCTTGAGCTGCGCGACCTCGGCTTCCGCTACCCGGGCAGCGAGCGGGCGGCGCTGCATGGCATCGACCTGCAGCTGCAAGCCGGCCAGTGCCTGGGCCTGCTCGGCAGCAACGGCGCCGGCAAGACCACCCTGCTGTCGCTGCTCAGCGGCGTGCTGCCGTTGCAACAGGGCGAACTGCGCTGGAGCGCCAGCCCGCGCCTGGGCCTGGTGCCGCAGCAACTGGCCTTCTACGCCGGGCTCAAGGTGCGCGAGAACCTCGAACTGTTCGCCGACCTCTATCGCCTGCGCGGCGACGAGCGCCGCAAGCGCCTCGACCAGTGCATCGCCACCTGTGCCCTGCAAGACAAACTGTCACGCCGCGCCGAAGGCCTGTCCGGTGGCGAGCAGCGCCGCCTGAACTTCGCCATCGGCCTGCTGCAGCCGGCCGACCTGTATCTGTTCGATGAGGCCACGGTGGGCGTCGATGCGGCCAACCGCCAGACCCTGCTCGGGGCCATCGAACAGCTGAGCGCCGCCGGCAAGACGGTGATCTACACCAGCCACTACCTGGAGGAAGTCGAGCGGGTCGCCCAGCGCATCCTCCTGCTGCACGAAGGCCAGGTGCGCCTGGATCTGGACAAGCGCCAGCTGCTCGGCGACGACCACGGCCTGCTGCTGGAATGGCCGGACGCCGCACCGGCGGGCCTGCAGGAGCTGCTCGCGCGCCTGCAGCTGACTGTCGAGGTGCTGCCCGGCGGCCTGCGCATCCCGCAGCTGGATGGTCAACAGCTGCTGCAGATCAGCCAGTTCATCGCCGCGCAAAAACAGCTGCCCAGCCTGCTGCGCTTCGGCCGACCGTCGCTGGAGCAGCTCTATCTGCGCCTCAACGGAGGCCGGCTATGAGGTTGCAAGCCCTGGTGCGCAAGGAAATCCGCCTGCTGCTGCGCGACCCCCATGCCCTGGCCGTGCTGTTCATCATGCCGGCGCTGTTTCTCGTACTGATGGCCGGCGCCATGTCCAGCTACCTGCAGGATCGCCCGCCGGCCCTGCGCCTGGTGCTCGACGTGCCCAGCGCCAGCGACTCCAGCCAGTTCTTCCAGGCTGCCCTGCAGGCGCAGTTGCCCGGTAGCGAGCTGCTGGCTACAAGCAGCGAGCCCCTGGCCCATGTGCGCCTGAGCGCCGAGTTCGCCGCCACCCTGCTGGACAGCCCACACCAGGGCCCCAGCCTGAGTTTCCCGGCGCAGTTCGACAAGCTGGCGCGCCAGCGCCTGCACAGCGCGGTGAGCATCGCCCTGGCGCAGACCCGCCTGCAGGCCTTCCTCGCCGACAGCGGCATGCTCGACCCGGCGCTGAGCCTGGACGAACGCCTGCAACTGGTGCAGCAACGCACCCAGAGCCAGATCGACGAGCAGGAACAGCTGGCCAGCGGCGACCTCAGCGGCCGCGCCAATGCCAGCCAGCTGAGCGTGCCGGCCTGGCTGATCTTCGGCATGTTCTTCATCACCCTGCCGATGGCCGGCGGCTTCCAGCGCGAGCAGCAGAGCGGCACCCTGCTACGTTTCCGCTGCCTGGGGCTGAGCCTCGGCACCCTGGCCCTGAGCAAGCTGCTGCCCTACTTCGCCCTCAATCTGCTGCAGTTCGCCCTGCTCCTGGCGCTCGGCGTCTATGGCCTGCCCGCCATCGGCCTGCAGGCCCTGAGCCTGCCCGGCAGTGCCGGCGCTTATGCCTTGCTGGCGGTCAGCGTGGCCCTGGCCACCTGCAGCCTCGGCCTGCTGCTGGCCGCCCTGGCGCGCAGCAGCGAGCAGGCGCTGCTGCTCGGCGGCGGGCTGAACATCCTGCTCGCCGCCATCGGCGGGATCATGGTGCCGAAAAGCGTGATGCCGGCGGCCATGGCCCAGCTGGCCGAAGTTTCCCCGATGAGCTGGGCGCTGGACGCCTTCCTCACCCTGCTGGTGGGCCACGGCTCATCGCTCGACATCGCCCCCTACTGCGCGCGCCTGCTGCTGTTTGCAGCGGTGTGCGGGGTGGCCGGGCTGCTCCTGTTCCGCCACCGAGTGCAGCAAACGCAATGGACCACACACTACTAGAACAACAACTCAAGCAACTGCTGATTCGCGAGTGCGACAAGGAAGACGATATCGACTGGCAGAGCATTGCCGATGACGAGCCGCTGTTCGGCAGCAAGAGCCGCATCGCGATGGACAGCCTGGACGCCCTGCAGGTGTCGCTGGCCCTGCAACAGCACTACGGCGTGCGCATCGAAGGGGCCAAGGACGGACGGCGCATTCTTGGCAGCATCGCCAGCATCGCCGACTACATCCGTAGCAACACAAAGTGATTCCGGTCTACCTGCAACGCGGCGTGTTGCACAGCTGCCTAGGCGCCGACCTGGCCAGCGCCGCCCACGCGTTCGGCCAAGGCGCGCTGCCGCAGGCCGGGCAGTTCCTCCTGCATGAGCAGCACCAGCCGCGCCCTTACCTGTACGCCGGCGCCAGCGCGGACAACCTCGACCAGCGCCTGGAACGCCTGCTCGATGAGCTGCTCGGCGCCGACGCCCAGGAGCTGGACGACTGCCTGCTGATCATCGCCAGCACCAGCCTGGATATCACCGAGCTGGAAAGCCGCGCCAGCGCGGAGCAGGGCTTTCGCCCAGAGCACTCGACGCCGCTCGACCTGCTGGCCGAACGACTGCGCCAGCGCCGCGGCTTTGCCGAGGCCTTCACCCTCAACACCGCCTGCACCAGCGCGGCCAACGGCCTGCTGTATGGCGCCCGCCTGCTGGCCGCAGGCGCTTACCAACGAGTGGTGGTGCTGGCTTTCGAGACGCCCAGCGCCCTGGCCATGCAAGGCTTCGGCGCGCTGGAGCTGACCAGTGCCAGCAGCCAGTACCGGCCGTTCCACCCCGAGCGCGACGGCCTGATCCTCGGCGAATGCTACGCCGCCTGCCTGCTCGGCCTGCAACCCGGCCCGGCGCCACTGGCACGCCTGCTCGGCGGCTACAGCGCCTGCGACACCAGCAGCCTGACCACCACCCGCGAAGACGGCAGCCATATCGATGCGGTGATGCAGCAGGCCCTGCGCAGCGCCGGACACAGCGCTGCCGAGGTGGCCCTGGTCAAGCTGCACGGCACCGCGACCGGCGCCAACGACCACGCGGAGAGCAACGGCATGCGCCGCCTGTTCGGCGCACAACTGCCGGCGCTGTGCGTGCTCAAGCCCTGGCTCGGCCACACCCTCGGCGCCTGCGGCCTGAGTGAAACCCTGCTGCTGGCCCAGCGCCTGCAACAGGGCGCCCTGCCGGGCCTCGACTACGCCAGCGAGGCGCTGCTGCCCCTGCCGGGCAAGCCCCTCGACGTGGCGACGGACGCCCTGCTGCTGGCCAACTTCTTCGGCTTCGGCGGCAACAATGCCAGCCTGGTGCTGCAAGGCTGCAACGCGGGAGCACAGGCATGCGAGTGATCGCCGCCAGTGAGATCCACGGCCGTGCCGCCACCAGCGACAAGCAGCTGAAGGCCGCGCTGAGCCAGTGGCTAGACAGCCCGCCCCGGCGTATCGACCGCCTGATTTTCCAAGCCCTGCTCGGCGCCGCCGCGCTCAAGGCGCAGGTGCGCAGCGACTGCGGCCTGTACCTGGCCTCACGCCACCCGGCACGACCGACCATGGGCGCGCTGCTGGATGCCGTGTGCGTGCAGCACAAGCAGCCCAAGCCCTTCGAATTCGTCAACAGCGTGAGCAACGCCGCCGGTTTCCACGTCGCCCAGCAACTGGGGCTGGAAGGGCCGAACCTGTTTATCGGCGCCGGGCCGCGCGTATGGACGCAGCTACAGACGCTGGCCCAACTGGACTTGCAGGATGGGCTGATCGACCAGGCACTGTTGCTGCTGGTCGAGGAAAGCGAGGACTTCCGTGTGCAAGGGGTGCTGCTGGAAGGTGATGAAACCGGCGCGCTCGCCACGGACTTCACCGCGCTGACCGCCGGCATCGAAGTACAGCGCCTCGATCTGTAGCGTGGATGACGCTCTGTTCATCCACCACCCGCCACGCCCGGTGGATCGATAAGGCGCGATCCATCCTACGTAGCCCGGATGCAATCCGGGAGTCTTGTCAGGCCGTCCACTCAAGGATAGGGGCGCTGCCCGCCTTGATCAGCCAGGGAAAACCATCACAACCGCAGTGGCCAGATCAACTCAAACGCACCCGATAGCTCTAGAATGCACGGCGCTTCAGCGAATGCGCCATTTAGTCAAACCAGGAACGTTAAAGACAAGGAGCAACACCATGGAAAAATTGAGCCTCGGCCTGACTGCAACACTATTCAGTCTCGCCTCCTCCCTGGCAATCGCAGCGCCTGAGGATTGCTCCAGCAATTTTTCGGTAGAGGGCAGCTTCTTCAAAGGCAAAGTCTATAAGACCTCGGCAGAACTACCTGCCATCAAGCCAGAGGCCGCATTCCGCAAGGCTTACATTTATACCAGCGCAAACGGCTTCACCATTTCCAGCGCAGACAAGGAGATGGGTGTCATATCGGCTTCGCAGGGTGTTTCCTACGGCCAAGGTAAGTCTGTGCCACTTAATATCCAGATCGAACCGGTTGGCAGTGGCAGCAAGATTTCCATGCTCTACTCGACCTCAGGTGGCGTGAGCTCGCCAGACGACGCAGTGAAGAAGCACTTCTGCAGCACCATCGCGGAGGCCGCCAAAGGCTAATCCCGCCAAGGGCGCTACATTCTCTAGCGCCCTGCCCCACACGCTCAGCCCTTGCGCTTGGCCCAGGCACCCAGCTCTTTCATCAATACCCGCTCCTGCCCGGCAATGCCGCGCAGCATCTCGGCGATCGGGCGGAAGTCCGCTGCCTCGCCCTTGTTGCGGCTGGCGCGTACGCAGGCCGAGGCGAACTGGCGCCAATCGTCGCCGATGGCGGTGAGCTGGGCCGAGGCCTGCTGCAGTGGGGCAGCGCCGATCAGCTCGCCGGCCTCCTGCAGGAAGCTGGCATACATGAAGCGAAAGCCCGCGCCGCCGGTGCCGATCTCTTCCTGCATGCGCACGATATGGGCCAGGTACAGGCGGTTGTACTTGGCCTGCGCCGGGTCGAGTCGCTCGATCTGCTTGGCCAGGTGCTGGATGCCGCGAATGCCGATCCACGGCAGCGGCATGCCGTCGAGGATGCGCGTGGTCGACAGCACGCTCTGGCGGATCAGCTTGTCCCAGTCCTGCTCCAGCGGCACCTCGTCGAGCCAGTACATCAGGCCCTTGGCGGCCAGCGCGCCCTTGGCGAAGCGCGCCTTCTGCAGGTCGGCGCTGGCACAACGCACCGGCTCCTCGAATACCGGATCGCTGATCAGGTACTCGTCGCCATCCAGGCCGTAGGCCAGCAGGTTGTGCGCGTTGAAGTGAAAGCGCATCTCCGGCGGAAAGTACGGCAACCAGAACACCGAGCTTTGCAGGCCGGCCAGGCGCCCGCTGTCGAGCAGCGCGTCCAGTTCGCGACGGCCCTGCTCGGGGTTGCCGAAGGTGCGGCTGTGCAGGCGCGCGCCGAGGCGCTTGCTGAGGGTCTTGATCAGGTGCTTGGGCGGCATGCGGTAGGCAATCAGCGGCATGCCGCTGAGCTTGACGATCGGCAGGTAGGCGAAGGCCAGGCCCGAGGCCAGGCCGAAGGCCATCGGCTCGCTCATCGGCAGGCCGGCATGGCTCAGCAGGCTGGCCATCACCCCGCTCTCGCAGTGGGCGCTCTGGCGGTGCTGGAAATGCGGCTCGAAGCGGGTCATACCGGGGCCTTCTGGTAAGCGATCAGTTGCGTGACGGGCAAGCCGAACGCATCGGCATAGCGAGCCAGGGTGGCGGCGCTCAGGTTTCGATAGATGGCCGGGCGAAAATGCCGGCGAATGCGCCATTGCCACAGCCCGGTGATCTGCGCCAGCGCCGGCTCGTCCAGGCGGTAGCGGTACATCAGGCATTTCAGCGGTGACAGCTCGCCGCGCTGCCAGGCCGCTGCGGCAGCGGCTTCCTGCTCCTGCAGCTCGGCCACGGCGAGCTGGGTGGCATAGGCCTCCGGCTCCCAGCCGTCGCTTTGCGCGCGCTGGTAATGGCCGCTGGCGTCCACCGCGTAGACCAGCTTGCTGTGGCCGCCGTAGGTGGAGCTGTGGTCCTGGGGCACTTCGTCGAGCTTCATCGCTTAGACCACCGTTAAATGCATAAAGGCGCTGGAAAAGCGCCCGCTTTCCGGAACATAGCAGAGCAGGCGCTGACCGCTGCGCAGGCTGCCGCCGTTGAACAGTTCTTCGAGGATGATGAAGATCGAGGCCGCGCCGGTGTTGCCCTTGCTGGTCAGGTTGGTGAACCAGCGTTCCTGTGGGATCGGCAGGTCGGCATTGGCCAGGCCCCTGGCCAGCGGCTCGCGGAAGAACTCCGAGCTGTAGTGCGGCAGGAAGTAGTCGATCTCTGCCACGCGCAGCTCGCGGCGCGCCATGATGCGCTTGAGCGTTTCTTCCACCGTGTATTTGACGATGTTGTCGTTGAGCAGTTTGACGTCCTGCTTGATCGCCATCACCGAGCGGCGGTTGCGCTCTTCACCGGCGTAACGGCTCCAGCCGGTCAGCTGACCATCCTGCATGTCGGCGCCGGCGTACATACACGGCGGCATCTGGTCAGCGAAGGAGAGGATGTCGATCCAGTCGATGCGCAGGCTCGGGCCGGCGGCATTCGGCTGGCCCTGCAGCAGCACCGCGCCGGCGCCGTCGGAGAGCATCCAGCGCAGGAAGTCTTTCTCGAAGGCGATCTCCGGGTGGTGTTCCAGCTCGTCGACGCGGCTTTCGTATTCGGCGTTGAAGTTGCGCGCATGCATCAGGCTGGAGGCGACTTCCGAACCGCAGGCCACGGCGTTGCGGCTCTCGCCGCTGGCCACGCTCAGCCAGGCGTACTTCAGCGCAGTCATGCCGCACAGGCAGATGCCGGCGGTGGAGACCACCTCGCACGGCGGGTTGCCCAGCTCGCCCTGGACCATCACCGCATGGTTGGGCATCACCTGGTCCGGCGACGAGCTGCTGGCCACTAGGCAGTCCAGGTCGGCCAGTTCGAAACCACCACCGATCAGGCCGCGCACGGCAGCGGCGCTGAGCTGGGCATTGCTCAGGCTCGGCTCGCCGCTGACGGGGTCGATCACATAGTGGCGCTGCTGGATGCCGTTGCGCCGCAGCACCAGCTTGCGCGCCCGCGACGGCTGGCCGCCGACCAGGCCGAGGCGCGCTTCCATCTGCTCGTTATCCACTGGGTCGTGGGGCAGACAGGCGCTGATGCGGTTGATGAATACGGGTTGTACCACGGGCATTCCTCGGGTCACTTCACTCGCCGGACGGGCCGGCAAAGTAGGCCTTCTCACGCTGGATGCGCGCCCTGAACAACGGCGCCAGCAACTTCTTCAACAGGGCACTGAGCGGCACCACGGTGACGATCAGGCACAACAGGAAAACGATATAGATCACCAGACCCACGCCGCGCCGGCGGCTCTGCTGCGGGCCGAGGGCAGCGAGCAGGCGGCTCCACAACTGGAAGCTGCGGTTGCCGACCTTCTCGCTGGCGATCAGCTTCTCATCGATCTTCACCGCGCCCAGACCCTTGAGCATCGGCTGCTCGATCGGTAGTCCGTCGGCGCTCAGGCGCGTGGCCATGGCCTCGCCGAAACGGCTGGCCGCGGCGATCTCGGCCGGATCTATGCCGGCACGCGGCACCCAGCTGTAAGGCTTCTGCCGACCGGTGAACAGCCACAGCGGGGTAGCCAGGAAGCTCGCCGCGGTGCCGCAGGCGTCGGTCAGAGCGATGTTATCCACCAGCCGCGCGCCCAGTTCAGCGAGCCGCACCTTGACCTTCTCCTGGGCCATCAGCCACATGTTGCGGCAACCGATCAGGGTCACCACCGGGGTGTCCTTAAGCAGGCGCGCGGCCTCGGGCGAGGCGAAGAAGCTGGTCAACGGCAGCGACGGCGAGAGGAACCACACCTGGTAGGCAAGGATCACCAGGTCGTAACGTTTGCCGGCATCCACCGCCAACGGCAGCAGGGGCTGCGGACGCTGCAGCACGGTTTCCGGAAAGATGCGGAAGAAGCCGAGGAACGGCCAGGGAAAGGGAAAGGGCTGCGCCGGCTGCAGGGCGAGGAAGTCCACCTGGATATCGCTGCACGCCTGCAAGGGCGCACATACCGACTGCACCAGCCGATCGAGCTGGCCGGTTTGCGAAAAGTGGACCACCAAAACCTGGCGCATCCTAGGGCCTGCCGATGCTTTTTCGCGAGCCGCGTTGCTGCGACAGATGGCGCCAGGCTAGGCGCGGGACGCAGGCAATGGTCGCCCCCTTGGCAAGTCCCGCAACGACGCATGGCACCATCTGCCGCGCAACCCGGAGGGCCGGGCCGCTGTTTGCGCGAGCCGTCGTTACTCGTCGCTCATTTGGAATCACCAAACCTCTCTCCTCGTGCCTAGCCTCGCGCAAACAGCGGCTCCGGCGCGGCCGTGAAAAAACATCGGCAGGCCCTACCCACTTCCCTGCAAAATGCGTTGGATTATGCCACAGCGAATTCTTCAAACCGTAACCAGAGCCGGCTATCAAAGCCTGTTGGGCCTGCTGTTCGTCTGCTCACCAGCCTGGGCCGGTGACATTCTGGTCAGCCTCGAAGGCAAACAGGCCAATGGCGCCGTGCACCTGGCCCTGGTCTTCGCCGACCGCCCTGCGTGGCAGGAACCGCCGCTGCGCCTGATCCAGGGCGAGGCGCCGGTCTTGCGCCTGCGCAACCTGCCACCCGGGCGCTTCGCCATCCAGCTGTTTCAGGACAGCAACGGCAATGGTCGCCTCGACCTCAGCCCGCGTGGCATACCGCTGGAGCCGGTGGGGTTTTCGAACAACCCCGCTCTGCTCAATGGCAAGCCCAGGCCGCTGGACTGCCTGTTCGTGCATGGAGCGGCGGACAGTCAGCTGACGATTCGTTTGCAGGCGCCGCGAGGCAAGCCTTAGAACCGCTTAGGTCTCGGACTCGATTTCGACGGAAATGGTGGGTAAGCGGAGCGTTATCCACCCGGCCTGATCCTGTAGGAGCCAGCTTGCTGGCGATAGGCAGACAGCGTCCCGCTGATCGCCAGCAAGCTGGCTCCTACAAAAGCATGTGCTGAATAACAGTATCTACAAGGCAGGCACAGAGAAGCGACCTCCCCCTCTCCCCAGCCCTACCCCTTGAACGGGAGAGGGGGCAGAAGCACGGGGTATCTGCTCTATCGCCGCTTGGCTGATGCAAGAAAGATCATTACAAGCCTTGTTACTGGCCGATCTTGGCATCCGCCACACGCCAGATCAGCTCGCTGGTGTCATAGCCGCGCGCCTGGGCCTGCTGCAGCATCTCGGAGCGAGTTTCCAGGGAGATCTGCGCGTCGCGCGTCAACAGCCAGAGGTACTCGCGATTGGGATTGCCGACCAGCGCGGTGCGGTAATCGCTATCCAGGTAGAGCACCCAGTAATCACCTTTGGCCACGCCGGGGAACAGGTTGCTGAACCAGTTATCGAAGCTGACCCACAGTTTGTCCGTCTGCCCGGCCACCTGCGGGGTTGCCTGGCCCTTGGCTTCGATCCACTCGCCGTCGAGGGTGAGGCAGCGGTTGCGCACAGCAACCGCGCCATCGTCCTGCAGCTGGTAGTGCGCCTCGGACTGCGCACAGTTGCGCTGAAAAAACATCGGCAAGCGCGCCTGCTCGTACCAGGTGCCCTGGTAGCGTTGCAGGTCCACCGCGCCGGCAGTCTGCGGCGCCTCGCTGCTGGCACCCGGGCCGGCACAACCGACCAGGCCCAACAGCAAGGCCGGCAGCAGCAGGCGAGACAAAGCGCGCGCGATCACTTCAGGCCCTGGCCGGAAAACATCATGACCTTGTCGCCAGCGTACT
Encoded here:
- a CDS encoding DUF2141 domain-containing protein — translated: MGLLFVCSPAWAGDILVSLEGKQANGAVHLALVFADRPAWQEPPLRLIQGEAPVLRLRNLPPGRFAIQLFQDSNGNGRLDLSPRGIPLEPVGFSNNPALLNGKPRPLDCLFVHGAADSQLTIRLQAPRGKP
- a CDS encoding lipocalin family protein: MIARALSRLLLPALLLGLVGCAGPGASSEAPQTAGAVDLQRYQGTWYEQARLPMFFQRNCAQSEAHYQLQDDGAVAVRNRCLTLDGEWIEAKGQATPQVAGQTDKLWVSFDNWFSNLFPGVAKGDYWVLYLDSDYRTALVGNPNREYLWLLTRDAQISLETRSEMLQQAQARGYDTSELIWRVADAKIGQ